A genome region from Candidatus Neomarinimicrobiota bacterium includes the following:
- a CDS encoding SLC13 family permease — MGFEITGIFVLMILVLVLLVLEVIPIDVLGLGLLLVLWFTGYVDSDQAIAGFSNKAVLTVAVMFVLSHALVKTGILENFAKYFIELENKVKWLGIGLFFVTVSLFSGFINNVAAVAIFIPVAMHMASKFRISPSKLLIPLSYAAIYGGTITLIGTSTNLLVSAVGEDHGLPALGMFEFLPLGLVFLVVGSIYSLFVLPRLLPSRAPVSTLVGKYHMSTYLTEFKIDEGSPLIGSNCRERQVNERYEITVLDIIRDGVHLAGNVGELTLRQGDILLTKGAIDKFLKFHQQEKVLALSDVKLGEDELQEGDNVLVEGLIGPESTLYDKTLSDLDFRKRYQAFVLAISRRGGTIKQKIAHIRLRFADTLLMLMPADQIAEMRNDPDLIILQHHEINMRKKRIRWLAVIIIPIIMLSAATGFVDILAAALAGAFLLLVTKHISTREAYSAINWPVIIFIAAFIPFGTAMETSGAAHLVGSSVTAMASVFSDRLAPYVLLSSLYLITAIITAVVSNNAAAIVLTPIAIAAANNMGIDSRPLIFTICYAASASFMTPIGYQTNLMVYGPGKYQFMDYVKAGAPLNFIFWVIASVMAPIFWPF, encoded by the coding sequence ATGGGTTTTGAAATAACAGGAATATTTGTCCTGATGATTCTCGTGCTGGTGCTTCTGGTTCTGGAGGTCATCCCCATTGATGTTCTGGGTTTGGGTCTGCTGCTGGTGCTGTGGTTCACGGGCTATGTAGATAGCGATCAAGCTATTGCCGGGTTTAGTAACAAGGCCGTTCTCACGGTTGCAGTAATGTTTGTGTTGAGCCACGCCCTGGTTAAAACCGGTATCCTTGAAAATTTCGCCAAATATTTTATAGAGCTGGAAAACAAGGTGAAGTGGCTGGGAATAGGGTTATTCTTTGTTACTGTAAGCCTTTTTTCTGGTTTTATCAATAATGTGGCGGCTGTGGCCATTTTTATCCCAGTTGCCATGCATATGGCCTCAAAATTTAGAATTTCGCCCTCTAAATTACTTATACCCCTCTCCTATGCAGCCATCTATGGTGGCACCATTACACTTATTGGAACCTCAACCAACCTGCTTGTCAGCGCTGTTGGTGAAGACCACGGCTTACCGGCACTTGGTATGTTTGAGTTTTTACCTCTGGGGCTTGTCTTTCTTGTGGTGGGATCCATCTATAGTCTGTTTGTTTTGCCCCGCCTGTTGCCGTCCCGAGCTCCAGTGAGCACCCTGGTGGGTAAATACCACATGTCGACCTATCTCACTGAGTTCAAGATTGACGAGGGCTCACCCCTCATTGGATCGAATTGTCGAGAGCGACAGGTCAATGAACGTTATGAAATTACGGTGCTGGATATCATTCGTGATGGTGTTCACCTGGCTGGCAATGTAGGTGAACTCACACTTAGACAGGGCGACATTTTACTGACCAAAGGTGCCATAGATAAATTTTTAAAATTTCACCAACAGGAAAAGGTCCTGGCACTTTCGGATGTAAAACTGGGCGAAGATGAACTCCAGGAAGGTGACAATGTTTTGGTTGAAGGTCTGATCGGACCAGAGTCAACGCTTTACGATAAAACCTTGAGTGATCTGGATTTCAGGAAGAGATATCAAGCATTTGTGTTGGCAATCAGTCGCAGGGGTGGCACGATCAAACAAAAGATAGCCCATATACGCCTCCGCTTTGCTGATACCCTACTCATGCTCATGCCTGCTGACCAAATCGCAGAAATGCGCAATGATCCAGATTTGATTATCCTCCAGCACCATGAAATTAATATGCGCAAAAAAAGGATCCGCTGGCTGGCCGTCATCATTATTCCCATCATTATGCTGTCGGCAGCCACCGGCTTCGTCGATATTCTGGCTGCTGCCCTGGCTGGGGCTTTTCTTCTCCTGGTAACAAAGCATATCTCAACCCGGGAAGCCTACAGTGCTATTAATTGGCCCGTCATTATCTTTATTGCGGCTTTTATTCCCTTTGGAACCGCCATGGAAACCAGTGGTGCAGCTCATTTGGTCGGTTCAAGTGTAACCGCCATGGCCAGCGTCTTTTCAGACAGGCTTGCGCCTTATGTGCTGCTTTCCAGCCTCTATTTAATCACTGCCATCATCACGGCAGTTGTTTCAAATAATGCCGCCGCCATTGTGTTGACCCCCATTGCCATCGCAGCAGCAAACAACATGGGTATCGACTCCAGGCCACTGATATTCACCATCTGTTATGCAGCATCAGCCAGTTTTATGACGCCCATTGGATATCAAACCAATCTCATGGTCTATGGTCCCGGAAAATACCA